The Candidatus Denitrolinea symbiosum DNA window TGGAATGGGAAGCATGAAAACTCTCCATCCTATCTAAAATCTAAAGGAGCAAATGATTATCTGTTTTTTGGGGCGCCACAACGCCAATATTCAAAGACTCTTTGTGAATTTGCGTCTTCGCGGCTTCATGCCTGGCTCGTTCGCTTTCGCCAGCTCCATGCGTAACATCAGTTACACAAGTCCTGGATTTTTATCGTACACAGCATAGTTGAGTTTGTTTTCGCTCTTAGCCACCAACATCGAAGTGAAGGTGTCGGCGTCGACGTTTAGGATCGTGCGCAGCATACCCACGAACCACTCTATGCCCGCAAACAGCGCGATGGCTTCAAGCGGCAAGCCCATTTGCGGCACAACTATCGAGAGCGAAACCAGTCCCGCGCCGGGCACTACCGCATTGGCGAGCGAAGCGAACGCCGTCAGCGCGACGATATAGACCATGTCGCTGAAAGTATAAGATACGCCGTATAGTTGGGCTATGGTCATGATGGTGATAGCCATATGCATGGCGGCGCCGTTACTGTTCAGGCTGACTCCCAACGGGAGGGCAATCTTGTTCACATCCTTGGTTACGCCCAACTTATTTTCAGCGTCTTCCATTTCAATCGGCAGCGTTACTGCCGAAGAGGTGGTTGCCAGCGCCACCAGCGACATACGCGTAACGCGCTTGACAATCTCAATCGGATTGATCCGCGTGTAGGTTGACACCACTGCCACCCATGCGATCAAGAACAGCAGTGTGCCCAGTCCGTACACGCCTAAATACTTGGCCAGAGGGATGATTACTTCAATTCCGAACTTGCCGATTGACGAAGCTACCAGGGCAAAAACGCCGACCGGCGCGAAGTACATCACCATTTGGATGATGCGCATGATGATTTTGTTGAAATCAACCAGCGTTTTATACAGGAGCGATATCCCATCGCGGTTAATGTAGCTAAGTCCCAATCCGACAAAGATGGCAAATACAATCACCTGGACGATGATGCCGTTGGCCATTGCTTGCATGATATTGGTCGGGAAGAATCCCAACATCGTGTCGGCGATGGCGCTGGCTTTTCCAGCCGTCACATCCACGCTCGCTTCAATACTCGAAATTTCAACTCCAATGCCGGGTTTGAATACGACCGCCATCAATATGCCAAAGAAGGCTGCAAGGAAGGTGGATACGGCAAAAATGGCGACGGTTTTCGCGCCAATCTTGCCGGTTTCGCTGGGCTTGATCCCACCGATGGCTTCGACGATCTGCCCGGTGACGAGCAGGATGATCGACATTTGGATCAGCCGTAGAAACAGCTGTCCCAACATCTCGATAAACGGAAAATTTTTGCCCGTGATCAATCCAAACGCCACGCCCAGGATCATGGAGAGCGTGATGATTGTGGTCATGCCTGCTTTTCTTTTGTCCTGAACCATCCTGAATACCTCAATGCCGTTCCGCTCAGGCTGCTATGATGGACCAGATGCCTTCCTTCAGATAAAGGGAGGCATTTGGATCTTTAACAAAACATTACCGGGTGGCTTCGGGAGCCAGGTTCCTGGTCAGTTCTTCTTCCTCAGCTTGTTCCTTGGCGGCAAGTTCAACCAATTCTTCATCCGAGAGGTTGCGAGCGCGCTTGACTTTTTCGAGATCAATCACGTTTTCGCTCTTGGCCACCAGCATGGCTGCCAGCGCATCGCCGTCCACGTTGAGGATGGTGCGAAGCATGCCGACAAAGATTTCAATGCCAGCGAACAGCGCGATGGATTCGAGCGGCAGCCCCATCTGCGGTACGACAATGGTTAACGAGACAATCCCGGCGCCGGGTACAACTGCGTTTGCCACCGATGCCAGAGTGCACAGAATGACCATGAAGAGGATGTCGCCAGCCGAGAAGGACACGGCATACATCTGCGCGATGGTGATTAGGGTGATGGTCATGTGGATGGCAGCCCCGTTGCTGTTGAGCGTGACGCCCAGAGGCATCATGATTCGGCTGACCTTTTTGCCAACGCCCAGTTTGTTCTCCACATCCTGCATGGCGGTGGGCAGGGTGACGGCCGAGGAGCCGGTGGCGACTGCCATGGCTGACATGCGTCCCAGCCCGCGAACGATATCGCCAATGCCCACCCGAGTTACGCCGGATACAACCAGGATGTAGACAGTAATGAAAGCCAGGTCAATGACCGCGAAAACCCCAAGGTATTTTGCCAGAGGAATAACCACCTGGATACCGTACGAAGCGATCGAGGAGGCGATCAAAGCGAACACGCCATAGGGAGCGACCTGCATGATCATAGTGATCACGCGCAAGATGACCCTGTTGAACTCTTTGATCATGTCAAAGAGCGCCAGGTTGCTATCCTTGCCGACAAAGCTGATGGCAATCCCGAAGAACAACGCGAA harbors:
- a CDS encoding dicarboxylate/amino acid:cation symporter, giving the protein MVQDKRKAGMTTIITLSMILGVAFGLITGKNFPFIEMLGQLFLRLIQMSIILLVTGQIVEAIGGIKPSETGKIGAKTVAIFAVSTFLAAFFGILMAVVFKPGIGVEISSIEASVDVTAGKASAIADTMLGFFPTNIMQAMANGIIVQVIVFAIFVGLGLSYINRDGISLLYKTLVDFNKIIMRIIQMVMYFAPVGVFALVASSIGKFGIEVIIPLAKYLGVYGLGTLLFLIAWVAVVSTYTRINPIEIVKRVTRMSLVALATTSSAVTLPIEMEDAENKLGVTKDVNKIALPLGVSLNSNGAAMHMAITIMTIAQLYGVSYTFSDMVYIVALTAFASLANAVVPGAGLVSLSIVVPQMGLPLEAIALFAGIEWFVGMLRTILNVDADTFTSMLVAKSENKLNYAVYDKNPGLV
- a CDS encoding dicarboxylate/amino acid:cation symporter; this encodes MAQAQGKSKKKIGMTTWILIAVVLGMLFGLLVPANPIVTDILKTIGQIFLRLIQMSIILLVMGQIIQAIGGLKMNELGKIGYKTLVVFFLSSLIASVFAVVIGYLLKPGAGLDLSAIQTTVTVEANKTTIWDTLLNFIPINAIKAMSDGNIMQAIIFALFFGIAISFVGKDSNLALFDMIKEFNRVILRVITMIMQVAPYGVFALIASSIASYGIQVVIPLAKYLGVFAVIDLAFITVYILVVSGVTRVGIGDIVRGLGRMSAMAVATGSSAVTLPTAMQDVENKLGVGKKVSRIMMPLGVTLNSNGAAIHMTITLITIAQMYAVSFSAGDILFMVILCTLASVANAVVPGAGIVSLTIVVPQMGLPLESIALFAGIEIFVGMLRTILNVDGDALAAMLVAKSENVIDLEKVKRARNLSDEELVELAAKEQAEEEELTRNLAPEATR